The genomic DNA CGATAGCACGTCACCGTGCCGGTCGCCGAGGGCACGCCGGTCACGGCGCAGACGACCGTGGTAGGCGAGGCGCCACGCTGGGCGAAGCCGGTCACACCCCTTGCCGTGAACGCGACGCTGGGTGAAATCGCCAACCAGGTCGCTTTCCCGGCAGCCTCCCTGGTCGAACAGTGGGCACCGGTCGCCGCCCTGCCGCCGAAGCTCCGGGGGCCGGTACCCAGCCTGTCCGACCGGCCACTCGGGTTCGACCTCAGCAGCCCGGCCGGCATGCTCCTCAGCACGGCCACCGGTCCGGGGATGATGCGCGCCAACCTGAAAGCGCTACTTGCCCACGAGTACGTGATTCCCGGTCTCGGAAAGGTCGGAATCCAAGCCTTCCGGGCCGAAAAGGTCACCGAGGCGTCGGTCAAACAACGCGTGTACTCCCAGACGATGACGACTTCCGGACATGGCCACGGCTCCAGCAAGGAACGGGACGGCCGAGTGGGCCTGTCCGTCAGGCCGTCCGCCGAAGGCGCCGTGGGCGTCGGCGGCGTCGGCGGCGTCGGCGGCGTCGGCGGCGGCGGCGGCGTCGGCGGCGTCGGCGGCGGCGGCGTCGGCGGCGTCGGCGTCGGCGGACGGGGATCCGGTGGGGAGCTGGCGTCGCGGAACAACAACATCCGCGAACGCAACCTGGAGGCGAGCACCGAGAACGCGTACTACCGATGCGCCACCAGCCTCGTCTTCCACAACGAAGGCAGAGACCTGGTGATCGACGTCCCCGACGGGCTGTACATCCGGCTCTCGCCCGACGACGTGGACCGGCGGCCACGGGGCACCGCCCTGTGGCCGCCGGCGCGGCTACCTCAGCGCGGCGGCTACCTCAGCGCATAGGCGCGGGTCACGGTCTGGGTGACCGAACCTCCCGCCGTATCCGAGGCTCCGACCCGCAGCGACACGTAACCGTTGGTACCCGTCAGCGGAGGGTGCGCCACCTCGACCTGGAAGCGGCCACCGGCCCGCTTCCTGACGTGCTTGGCCTCCTGCCAGGTGGCTCCGTCGTCGACCGAGTACTCGACCCGGACCTGGCGTACGGCCGGCGCCCGGCGGAGGACGGAGTGCGCGGCGGCTTGGACGTCGAAGGTGAACGCCCGCCCGGCCGGTGCCCGGTTGAGCAGGTCGAGCGGGAGGTCGTAGGTGAGCCGGATGGCCGGCTGGAACGCGCAGGCGGGCCCGAAGGTGCAGGAGTACCCGCCGGGCGTGCCCGACGGCGGCGCGGAGGTGAACCGCGAGCCCGTGGTCACCTGCTTGGACAGGGCCCGGCCGGTGACGTCCACGGTGTCCAGCCGATAGGCGGTCGCGTCCCCGGGAACGGTGAAGGAGCGGGGCCGCCGCCCCTGCGCCTTGATCTCCTGGTCGTCGGCGAACAGCCGGGGAGTGGACGTGACCGGGCTCAAATTGCTGTAGTGGCGGGGGTCGGAGTCCAGCCACTGCTCCGCCGGGACGAACCTGTCACCGTCCCGGCACAGCGCGCACGGCAGCGTGACCGGGTGGTCGTCGGGCACGTCGGCGGCGCCGGGCACGAGCGGCGCCTTGAACCACCGCTCGGTCAGCCGGTCGTCGTGGCGGGTGAACCGGTCGTCGGAGCGCAGGTCCAGGCTCTGGTTGGTGATCGTGCGCGACCAGGTCACCTTGCCGTCGGCCGGGCCGAAGTACTCGGTGCGGGAGACCGGCATGCGCAGTGCCCCGCCGTACGGCATGCGGCCCGGCTCCTCACCGGTGGAGGACTCCCCGTACTCCCAGCCGCTGGTGTCCGGCTGGTCGGCGTGGTAGTTCGCGTCGATCCGGACGAGATCCTTGGCGTCGACCTTCTCCGGTCTGGCGGGCACCTTGCCCCGTTCGTCGTAGCGCAGCCGGTAGACGACGTCGGGCCCGCTGTACGGCTCCAGCCGGAGCGAGACGGGTCCCTTGTCCAGTGCGGCGCGCAGGTCGCGCCCTTCCGCCGCGCTCAGACCGAGGCTCCGGAACGCAGACCAGCCGCCGGCCGGTATGCGCGGCCGCCCTCCCTTGACGTCGAGGTAGCCGAGCACACCCGCCGCGCCGCGCCGGGAGGCGTTCCGGGCCGCGTCGTCCATCATCGCGCCCGCGTCGACGTAGGGGGTGGCGCCGTCGGCGACGGGGATCCCGGCCAGTACGAGCTTGCCGGTCACGTCGAGGCCGTCGAAGTCCTCCGCTCTGCCCTGCCCCACGGAGACCACGGGTTGGGTCGTGACGCCCGTCAGGCTGTCACGCATGGTGTCGAGGTCGTAGGCGGGATGGAGCGCGAGCCTGCCCGCCGTGGCGGCGGCCAGCACGGTGGGTTCGAGGGTCCACTGGTGCGACAGCCGCAGCTTGCCCGTCTTGACCGAGGGGACCGGGGTCACGTAGAGGTCCTGGCCGCCGGCGGCACCGCCGTACAGCGAGACGGGGTAGGTACGGTCGGTGAACGTCCGCACGTACCACGTGTGCCCGCCGCCGTCGGTGGGCTCTTTGGTGATCGGCCTGGTCGGCACGGTCTTGCGGGCGTCCAGGGTGAGGTCCTGGTCCCCGTCCAGGGTCACGTTCTCGATCACCCAGCTGTTGCGGTTGCTGATCCGGGTCTCCCCGGCGACGCCGATCACCTCGTAGTCGCCCGCGGGGAGGTAGAGCTCACCGGTGCCGGAGAAGTCGAGGTGGAGGACGTAGTAGCCGTACGGGTTGAACGGGTCTTCCGGACTGTTCGGCCGCTTCAGCGGGATCGCGTAGACGACGGGCTCGGCCTGGTAACCGGGGAAGAACTCCTTGGTCCCGTAGGAGTTGACCAGCGAGATCCCGAGGCGGTGCGTGGCGGGGCCGGTGTAGTAGCTGAACGGCGTGACGAGCCGGATGTCGCCGCTGTTCGCGGTGACCCAGCCGCCGTAGGCACCCATCGGTCCCGCGGTGGGGTCGATCGTGAGATCGACGGTGGCGGTGCCGTTCGCGGGGACGGTGACACTCTGGGAGCCGAGGCGGATCGCCCCGTCGGGTGCCGGCTTGCCGCTCCAGCCGCGGGTGACCGGCGCGACGGCGAGCGTGACGGCCTCGGTGCCGGTGTTGCGGTAGGTGACCTGCCGGGTGACGGAGGTCTTGCCGAGGATGTGGAAGTCGACGACGGAGGTCGCGAACACCTGCTGGGTGACCGCGCGGGCCACGTTCACCCGGCCGCCGCCCTGCTCGAACCAGTTGTGGTCGTCGTTCCGCTCGGCGGTCGAGACCAGCGCGTCGCGTAGTTCCCCGGCGTTCCACTCGGGGTGCTGCTGGGCCAGGATCGCGGCCGCTCCGGCCACGTGCGGGGTCGCCATGGAGGTGCCGCTGTTCGCGGTGTACCGGTCGCTGCCCGGGACCGGTGGCACGGTGGAGTCGGCCGAGCGGGCGGCCACGATGTTCACCCCCGGGGCGACGATGTTCGGCTTGACCGCCGCGTCGCCGAGGCGCGGGCCCTTGCTGGAGAACTCGGCCAGGGTCGTCCCGGTGGTCTTGTCCACGGCGCCTACGGCGAGGGCCTGCTCGGCCGCCGCGGGAACGCCCACGGTGAGCGGGTCGGAGTCGTTGCCCGCCGCGGTGACGAACAGCGTGCCGTATTTCTTGGTGAGCTCGTTGAGGGCCTGGCTCATCGGGTCGGTGCCGTCACCGCAGCAGGAGCCCAGGCTCATGTTGACCACGTCGGCGCCCTGTTCGGCGGCCCATTCCATGCCGGCGATCGCCCAGGACCAGTCCCCGCTGCCGCCGTCGTTGAGCACCTTGCCGACCAGCAGGGACGCGCCGGGCGCGACACCTCGGTACTTCCCGCCGGACGCGTCACCCGAGCCCGCGATCGTGGAGGCGACGTGGGTGCCGTGGCCTTGCGCGTCGGCGATGCCGGGGGCGTCGGAGAAGTTCTTGCTCGCGACGATCCGGCCGGCGAAGTCCGGATGGCCGGCGTCGATGCCGGTGTCGAGGACGGCGACCTTGGTCCCCTTGCCGTCGAAGCCCCGCTCCCAGCCGGTGGGCGCGCCGATGAGCGGGACGCTCTCATCGAGGGACATGTCGATCCGGCGGTCCAGCCAGACCTTGGCGATGCCGCTCGCCGACCTGTCGACGGACTTCTCGTCGGCGCGGAGTGCCGCCCAGAACGTGTCCGCCTCGCCGGCGCGCACCGTGACCGCGGCACCCTTGATGATGTCGAGCGGGCGGACGTCCTCGCTGGCGGGCAGGGCGTCCGCGGCCGTCGTGAGGGCGGATGCGGTGGGCTTGCCGGTATAGGTGATGAGCAGCGGGATCGTGTCGGTGCGTTTCTCCCGCGCCAGTGTCTCGACGTCGAACAGTTCGTCGTCAAGGACTCCGGAGGAGACCAGCACCGCGGCGTCCGACGGC from Streptosporangium sp. NBC_01756 includes the following:
- a CDS encoding S8 family serine peptidase; protein product: MHTRLTTVLAGIALALTAGVAPSSAEPLGQPPIGTTEPAENQPPTGTTEPAENQPPTKTTEPAENQPAGGVTVTLITGDVVEYTPSESGIPSINIREAPRPDGTPITFATLPGRDGGYLVLPSDAAVLVSSGVLDDELFDVETLAREKRTDTIPLLITYTGKPTASALTTAADALPASEDVRPLDIIKGAAVTVRAGEADTFWAALRADEKSVDRSASGIAKVWLDRRIDMSLDESVPLIGAPTGWERGFDGKGTKVAVLDTGIDAGHPDFAGRIVASKNFSDAPGIADAQGHGTHVASTIAGSGDASGGKYRGVAPGASLLVGKVLNDGGSGDWSWAIAGMEWAAEQGADVVNMSLGSCCGDGTDPMSQALNELTKKYGTLFVTAAGNDSDPLTVGVPAAAEQALAVGAVDKTTGTTLAEFSSKGPRLGDAAVKPNIVAPGVNIVAARSADSTVPPVPGSDRYTANSGTSMATPHVAGAAAILAQQHPEWNAGELRDALVSTAERNDDHNWFEQGGGRVNVARAVTQQVFATSVVDFHILGKTSVTRQVTYRNTGTEAVTLAVAPVTRGWSGKPAPDGAIRLGSQSVTVPANGTATVDLTIDPTAGPMGAYGGWVTANSGDIRLVTPFSYYTGPATHRLGISLVNSYGTKEFFPGYQAEPVVYAIPLKRPNSPEDPFNPYGYYVLHLDFSGTGELYLPAGDYEVIGVAGETRISNRNSWVIENVTLDGDQDLTLDARKTVPTRPITKEPTDGGGHTWYVRTFTDRTYPVSLYGGAAGGQDLYVTPVPSVKTGKLRLSHQWTLEPTVLAAATAGRLALHPAYDLDTMRDSLTGVTTQPVVSVGQGRAEDFDGLDVTGKLVLAGIPVADGATPYVDAGAMMDDAARNASRRGAAGVLGYLDVKGGRPRIPAGGWSAFRSLGLSAAEGRDLRAALDKGPVSLRLEPYSGPDVVYRLRYDERGKVPARPEKVDAKDLVRIDANYHADQPDTSGWEYGESSTGEEPGRMPYGGALRMPVSRTEYFGPADGKVTWSRTITNQSLDLRSDDRFTRHDDRLTERWFKAPLVPGAADVPDDHPVTLPCALCRDGDRFVPAEQWLDSDPRHYSNLSPVTSTPRLFADDQEIKAQGRRPRSFTVPGDATAYRLDTVDVTGRALSKQVTTGSRFTSAPPSGTPGGYSCTFGPACAFQPAIRLTYDLPLDLLNRAPAGRAFTFDVQAAAHSVLRRAPAVRQVRVEYSVDDGATWQEAKHVRKRAGGRFQVEVAHPPLTGTNGYVSLRVGASDTAGGSVTQTVTRAYALR